The sequence AACGTGCGATACCCATAGACGGGCTGCATGCACGCAATGTGGTGATCGATAGCCccagcaagcgcagccgCTCTTCCAGAACAGGCaccgacagcagcaacaccgaACAAAGCGTAGGAGCCGCTCTTGCCAATGATCTCAATGGCATTCGCGTCAATGAATCGCGACGCTTGTCCCATTCTGCCAAAGTagctgcctctgctgcacACCAGAGATGTCCACAGCAAGCCGCCACTCGTGAGCCTTCAGTGGTGAGGACCAACCGaattattcacgatccaccAGAGGAATTTGCTGTGGAAGCACGCAGACGTCAGAGTGAATACGAGATTTGGCGTCAGAAGTTTCTTCGGGCCTTCCCGAACTTCATCTTCCACTTCGACTCGGTGGACGATGGCACGGCTCGGAAGTACACCACCCTCATCCAAAAGCTTGGCGGTCATGTTGATCAATTCTTCTCGAGAAAAGTTACGCATCTCATCACCACTCGACGAATCCCAGATGGAGCTGCTCCGGAAGAGACAAATGTGAAAGAGGTCTCGGGCGTAACCCAAAAGACGAGCACACATAAGCTGTTTCGACCTAGCTTCTTAGCGGCACGCACATCTTcaaccaagacgagcgcgaATGCGGCCCGTGCTCGCCCCATTCCCCTCTACTCGGAACGCAACCCACTCCAAGAACGCCCCGCCCGCCAGTACGGTCCAAACGACATTCTCGTCAAGGCACAGGGTTTTGGAATCAAGGTCTGGCAATTTGAAAAGCTCCAGGACGTTTTGATGAGGCTAATGAAGCTCTCGCCTCGCGATCTCGACACGCCcgccagcaccaagcaGGATCTTTcgcagatgctcgagaagGAAAAGGTCCTGGGCACATTCGAGCGCGATCCAGCCACCGCCAGATCGTCTTGGCACTACTTTGAAAAGTCGGCGTTCTAcgtcttggtcgaggaCGCTACCCTCGAGCACCGTCCGATCATGAACGTCAAGTACAAATATACCCGTGAGCAAAAAGGGCAAGGCTCACTTCCACCTTGGCCCGTGATTTACGGCCAGACGCCTGGGCGATGTCCCTTCAGCTACTATCCCCCGAGAAGGACCACACACAAGCAAGAGGATGGCAAGGGTCAATCGGCTCCCCGACCGCTCGCACAGCAAAGCCTTCGCAGAGCTGTCTCGCTCAACAACATGGCTCGACCCATCCTTGGACCCCCGTTCCGTCCCCAAATCGTCCCCATGTGCACCAACGACACGAGGCGACAGGAATATCCTATGGCTTCTGGCAACAGTGTCTCGATCACGTCCAACATTGCATCCACTACTTCGACCATTTTCACGGATCAACAGAACGGAGCCACTGTGGGCTTGCCTCAGAACCGTCGTGTCGCTGAGCTGAACCGCAGAATGCACACCTCGAATGCGCTTGTTCGTCCACCGCGTGCGCTGAATGCTAGCCCAGCGAGCGTGATGACAGGCAGCGCTGCGAGCGGTCTCGGCGTCCGtcgtgatggtggtagCTCTAAGGCTGGAAGCCCGGCTCTTCAGCGCGGCAACGCAGAACAAGGCGCTACGGTCCGAAGGATGCTCGGACTGGAGGACAATGAGCGCAGAGCAGAAGTGAGCGccgttggcgttggtggCGGCCTCCAACGTAGCGTAAGCGCCAGCGCAGTCAACAGGCCCGCTTCTGCCAAGAAGGCAGGCTACTGCGAGAATTGCCGCGTCAAGTATGACGACTTCACCGAACACATCTATGACCGAAGGCACCGCAAGTTCGCAACTACCGACTCTCACTTTGTCGACATTGATGCTCTCATCATGCGCGTTCAGCGACCCATCCGCTCGGTGTCGGAAGACGAGATGTCATCAGGCTTCTTTGGCTTTGAGGAAATCCCTTCTTCACAGCCTGAGGAGCAACAAACTTATTTTGAATCAGAAGAGGAAAGTGTTTCTGCTGgatcgctcgagctggaaggCACGAGGTTTGATGGAAATccaagcgacgagcgagataacgacgagcaagctcgTTGAAGACCGACACAAGCCTTGCTCCCTCCGATGTTTCCTCACACCCACATCTCAATCTCTCACATTCGCATTGTCCCGCAATGTCTTTGACTCGACTCTTCACATCCGGCCCCTTCCTGCCCCTGCCTGTCTCATTGGAACCTTTCCCCGTATCGTCTGCACCCGACTGTGCCGTTGTACAGGCAATCTCAATCCCCACGACAAACATACACCCTGATTCTTCTAAGTATCTCAGTCTTCCTCCCGCATCAGCGTCTCTCATGTTCACAACATTCACATTTCAGTTCGTTCGCTAAGCGAAACACACGCAAATCGCAACTTCATGGTGATTTTGCTTCTCGGCTGCTCGGCTGGTGGGGGCGATGAACGCGGCGGCCGAATTGGCAGTGTGCATGACGGACCAGGTGTTGCACACGAGACTGGGTATGAATTTGCGAATGAGACAAAACAAGCGAAGGAATTGAACACGAGTGATGCGGTAATGCCGCGACAGAGAATGAGCTATGAAAAACTTATGCCATCGAAACAGGGCGGACCATGCCATCTGCGCCGATGATACCGCAAATGGGGGAGCCGTTGATGCTCTGCCACTGGATGATTTCTCCTGGCCTCGCCATGCGGGGTTTGGGTGTTTGAAGTGCTTCCTTTGGTAGATCCGGCTGAAAGGTCGACAGGCTCGGAGCTGGTTTcgccgatgctgatgatgctgctggtgaAGGGACCGGCGAGGTGGGCGCGGCAGACGCCGAACGCAAAGATGCTTTAGTGGAGCGTGAGCCGGCCTTCTTATTGCCTGCTGCGGCTCTGGATGCGGAAGctgtcgaggtggtggtgcgcgCTGACTTCAACTTGCGGTCGGCCGTCCCCGCAACACCTTCATCCTTTTTGCTGCGCTTCGTTTTGGAAGGCGAACGCTCTTCCCTGATTTGATCCCACTCCTCCTGAGTCTCTTTCAGATGCTGGACGGGGGCACGGTTCATGAATGCGTATATATCTGCGCCATACTCGTCGATGAACTGACTAAGTTGCAATTCGCGCACTGCTCTCGGAATTCGCTCGACAGCCAAGCGCATGCGCGTGACTGCCGACTGAACCGACATCTCCAATGAAGCCCTCAAGCGTGAAATACGAGCTTGTGCTTCAAGATCGTAGTTCTGGAGGAACTGTTGCACCTGCTCCTCTGGCAAACCCTTTTTGGATGGAGAGGAAGGGACCGGTGTCGTTGCGCGTGAGCCATCTGTGATATCTTCATCTACCACCCCCCTTCCCTTTTTTGACTTGGTCGACTTTTGTGAAGCTACCTTTACCTCGGTCGATCGCGACTTTGATGAATCCTTGAGCGGGCTTGATACGTATATATCTTGGGCGTCGCGTTCTCCAAGCACCTTtgttggcgctgctgttggctgGGCCGACTTGGCCTTGGCGATGGATACGTTGCTCGATGCGCCAATGCCCTGATCCATGATAACATCTGAAGATGGCGCTTTGGATGCTGTTTTCGTAGTTCGcgtcgagcgtgtcgagcgtgttgcTTTTTTGACCGGCATAGTGTCCTCAGTCGCTGTTGTCAATTCCGTCTGCCCTTGTAGTGTgcttttgctgctgatgaaCTACGTATTTCACGATGCAATGGCGAAATGCTGGTGTTGGCGTGGAGGAAGCGGGCAGGAGGTAAAGGGTGAGGAGATCGTACAGGCAACCGTTTAGAAATCATTCCCTCATTGAGCCTGAGCCAGGAGGGCGTTGGCTAAAATTCAGCATGTGAGATTGTCAACTTTTTATTCTGGACATATATGTGCAAGCGTGTTTCTtctacagtcacgagtccaaCACCGCGACgcggccaagctgcttcaCGTGATGGACAACGCCAAAACAGGATGTGGAGGTTCTTCAACTAGAAGCTAaaccactcgtgactgtaccAAAAGGAAGTCTAGACtaccaatcgtgaatcacgaatcggactcacgacttgggTTGTGTAATCttcaactcacgactcatgactctTCACGTGTCAAACGTTTTGCTATGTTAAGGCATCACATTAATTTTTATGTCTTCCACCCACATCTCGGTCTAAGCCCTGTTCAAGAGAGGCCAAGGGGATTCAAGGAACAGTATAGAGTATGGAAAGAGATTGAAACCGCTTAGGAACCATTTGATGAAGCGATCAGCCGAGCCGTTGACTTGCAAAAGGAGTGTGGCGATGCAGGActacattcgtgattgcgggTACTGAATTCTGTGActtgcactcacgactgactgTAGCTagaactcacgactgcagGTCTGTTGCACGTCCCTTTCAAAGCAGGAAATttccacattcgt comes from Mycosarcoma maydis chromosome 1, whole genome shotgun sequence and encodes:
- a CDS encoding protein serine/threonine kinase activating protein DBF4 (related to Hsk1-interacting molecule 1), with protein sequence MSTARDQTSSRIPLSVKNIPTQDSLSRDAPLLRKPVPQQPLKNAMTSGAISFSRPRTTISRLPSFASRSHLGLDRSNQENVAHVPAATTPKKRAIPIDGLHARNVVIDSPSKRSRSSRTGTDSSNTEQSVGAALANDLNGIRVNESRRLSHSAKVAASAAHQRCPQQAATREPSVVRTNRIIHDPPEEFAVEARRRQSEYEIWRQKFLRAFPNFIFHFDSVDDGTARKYTTLIQKLGGHVDQFFSRKVTHLITTRRIPDGAAPEETNVKEVSGVTQKTSTHKLFRPSFLAARTSSTKTSANAARARPIPLYSERNPLQERPARQYGPNDILVKAQGFGIKVWQFEKLQDVLMRLMKLSPRDLDTPASTKQDLSQMLEKEKVLGTFERDPATARSSWHYFEKSAFYVLVEDATLEHRPIMNVKYKYTREQKGQGSLPPWPVIYGQTPGRCPFSYYPPRRTTHKQEDGKGQSAPRPLAQQSLRRAVSLNNMARPILGPPFRPQIVPMCTNDTRRQEYPMASGNSVSITSNIASTTSTIFTDQQNGATVGLPQNRRVAELNRRMHTSNALVRPPRALNASPASVMTGSAASGLGVRRDGGSSKAGSPALQRGNAEQGATVRRMLGLEDNERRAEVSAVGVGGGLQRSVSASAVNRPASAKKAGYCENCRVKYDDFTEHIYDRRHRKFATTDSHFVDIDALIMRVQRPIRSVSEDEMSSGFFGFEEIPSSQPEEQQTYFESEEESVSAGSLELEGTRFDGNPSDERDNDEQAR